Proteins found in one Micropterus dolomieu isolate WLL.071019.BEF.003 ecotype Adirondacks linkage group LG10, ASM2129224v1, whole genome shotgun sequence genomic segment:
- the LOC123978215 gene encoding type-1B angiotensin II receptor-like, whose amino-acid sequence MLGLECILVQRYLQVVYLQKCLHQVGRKRLLALLWLVSMILSIPALVVRQVIEDQDWTHCKSDYLSQTRNVAVLLIQSLLGFVSFSVVAFSYIRLHRKVNQAAFFSNPQTTRLVTSIIVTFFVLLMPHLVMNVLGMAAFSLNNKGLLTFCINNWNITGALVFVNSCLNPLFYAFALLNNNNVNAEVERSRKSNH is encoded by the exons ATGCTTGGGTTGGAGTGCATCCT TGTCCAGCGCTACCTACAGGTGGTGTACCTGCAGAAGTGCTTACATCAGGTCGGGAGGAAGAGGCTGCTGGCTCTGCTCTGGCTGGTGTCAATGATCCTGTCCATCCCTGCTTTAGTGGTTCGACAGGTGATCGAAGACCAGGACTGGACACACTGCAAATCTGACTACCTTTCCCAAACCCGGAATGTAGCTGTGCTGCTGATTCAGTCCCTGCTgggatttgtttcattttctgttgttgcATTTTCATACATTCGCCTCCACAGAAAAGTGAACCAGGCAGCTTTCTTCAGCAACCCACAGACAACCCGTCTGGTCACAAGTATCATTGTGaccttttttgttcttttgatgCCACATCTTGTCATGAATGTTCTTGGTATGGCAGCTTTTTCACTCAACAACAAGGGCCTGTTGACGTTTTGTATTAACAACTGGAACATCACTGGAGCACTGGTATTTGTAAATAGCTGCCTGAATCCACTCTTTTATGCTTTTGCTTTGCTgaacaataataatgttaatgcaGAAGTTGAACGTTCCAGGAAGTCTAATCATTGA
- the LOC123978216 gene encoding type-1B angiotensin II receptor-like produces MEQLNSTVVTSNISSSPGYPPLESWDSRGLVPAVVLSLCFLLGVPGNIAVIILKPNWQHLSSVSQSLMLNLAISDLLCLLTLPLWIYTYLYSWTLGLVACKLLAYLMYCSLYGSLLTVTVLSVQRYLQVVYLQKCLHQVGRKRLLALLWLVSMILSIPALVVRQVIEDQDWTHCKSDYLSQTRNVAVLLIQSLLGFVSFSVVAFSYIRLHRKVNQAAFFSNPQTTRLVTSIIVTFFVLLMPHLVMNVLGMAAFSLNNKGLLTFCINNWNITGALVFVNSCLNPLFYAFALLNNNNVNAEVERSRKSNH; encoded by the coding sequence ATGGAACAACTCAACTCCACTGTGGTCACTTCTAACATTTCCTCCTCTCCTGGATATCCACCTCTTGAATCCTGGGACTCCAGAGGTCTGGTCCCTGCGGTGGTGCTGTCCCTCTGCTTCCTGCTGGGAGTTCCCGGAAACATCGCTGTGATCATCCTCAAACCAAACTGGCAGCACCTGTCCAGTGTGAGCCAGAGTTTGATGCTGAATTTGGCCATATCAGACCTGCTCTGCCTGCTCACCCTGCCTCTGTGGATTTACACTTATCTGTACAGCTGGACCCTCGGCCTAGTGGCCTGTAAGCTCCTAGCGTATCTAATGTACTGCAGCCTTTATGGTAGCCTGTTGACTGTGACGGTGCTGAGTGTCCAGCGCTACCTACAGGTGGTGTACCTGCAGAAGTGCTTACATCAGGTCGGGAGGAAGAGGCTGCTGGCTCTGCTCTGGCTGGTGTCAATGATCCTGTCCATCCCTGCTTTAGTGGTTCGACAGGTGATCGAAGACCAGGACTGGACACACTGCAAATCTGACTACCTTTCCCAAACCCGGAATGTAGCTGTGCTGCTGATTCAGTCCCTGCTgggatttgtttcattttctgttgttgcATTTTCATACATTCGCCTCCACAGAAAAGTGAACCAGGCAGCTTTCTTCAGCAACCCACAGACAACCCGTCTGGTCACAAGTATCATTGTGaccttttttgttcttttgatgCCACATCTTGTCATGAATGTTCTTGGTATGGCAGCTTTTTCACTCAACAACAAGGGCCTGTTGACGTTTTGTATTAACAACTGGAACATCACTGGAGCACTGGTATTTGTAAATAGCTGCCTGAATCCACTCTTTTATGCTTTTGCTTTGCTgaacaataataatgttaatgcaGAAGTTGAACGTTCCAGGAAGTCTAATCATTGA